CTGAGATAtgtgtgagatattttggatatagtgaagtgtgcatggaggttgtgagtggtcaacaaggaatcaATTACTCTTTTTGAGAGGAGAGAATATTCTATATGGTCTTATAAGATGATGACTCAGGAAGTCCCTAGCTAGAGTAAGATGAATATTAGAAAGAGCTTTTAATATTTCATCAATTGAATTATCATCAtcaaattgagatacatatagatagatatttggaCTTGACATAATTCTGTGCCTATggcttatttgaaatattggttacttgaaggattgaattacatgacaactcaccacggaaggatatTTTAGTATTCTACTAAAATTCTACattttttgggtagtcatgatatattgctagatgtcaatattGACTTATAGGttattatgaattaaaaatttaattcaacaatTAAATAAGAAaagtttttattaattataatgcATGGGCTTAACATATCTtggacttaattagattagattgacACAAATCTGGGCCTACTGCTggttagatgtggaatccaatggatcacatacaaaaaaaaattgatcataaacttATGATTAAACTTTAGaagatctaattggatttggttgaaatcttagtTTGGGCCATACATATGCTAGCacatgtaaaatttttataatccCTTAAGGAGTTTGATTAATTAAAGGTATTAATTAAAGGTTGATTAAGTCAAAGATTGATTAATCAAAGATTTGATTTTGTCAAAGATTGACACAATCAAATCCTTATAGCACATGGACTCCTAATTAACTTTGATTATGTCAAAGCCTAAACCTAAAAGGAGTGCCTCCATTCCTCTTCCTATTTAAGAGGAGCTAGCGCCCTTCTCGTGAAATCATCACAAACCTCATGCTCCCTTGCTTCAACGTGGAACCAAACCCCAGCCACTACTCCTTTTATGCACCCCCTCTCTCATGCTGCACCTCACGCAGAAAGAGGCTTCACGTCTCTCTTCTTTTGGCGCACAAGAGGCTTCACACCTCTCATCTCGCATCCAAAAGTTGGACGTCCAAGAATAGGAAGCCAAGAATTGTTCATGCCAAGGGAAGGAAAGAAAGTCATGAAATGTACTTgacaagaaagaggaaagaaatgaTTGGGTGTCCTGGATTTCCttaagaagagaatcaaaaaaaGCCTGAGGGAGAGTCCTAAATTTGTTAATGTCTGAATCACCATTGGAGAGTGCACACTTGGGTATCTTATGGATATAAACTAAAAAACTTGAAAGGTATATTTCTTCTCTTTCCCTCTGGATTGTGCTTAAtacatttgattgtaatcattaaGGTGACTTCAGATTTtgagatttggatcaaagggGTTTTAACTATTAAATACAGACACCACCATTAGGAATTTGAAACCCAGAAAACATAAAACTAGCTTTGAAAAAACTATATAGAAAACTGAACACCATATCCAACAGCTTGGATAAGTGAAGCGCACTTAGGAACTAAAATGGTCCGATTATTCCAAACAAAATTCCCTTATAAAGCTCTATTTGCCGCATAATCAGCTACTTGATTTGCTTCACGAAGCTTGTGCGATGCATAAAATGAATTGACTGTTCTCTTCCATAACCACAaatcttgcaaaaaaaaaaaaaaaaaaggtgatcaTGTAAATGGTTAGAGGTTTGAGATATCCAAGATATCACAACGGTGGAGTCTCCTTCTAGCCACAAATAAGGGAGGTATAAATCTTGAATAGCAGTCCGGACCCTAAGGCATGCTACAATTAACTCAGCCATTGGCACAGCAGTACATGGTAACCTTTCACCACCAGCCTGGATCATAACCCCTTGTGAATCCCAAATAACATGTGGCAGTAGCTTTTGTCGTCCATTATCGAAGCATCAAAGTTAACCTTTATTTCTCCAATGGAAGGAGGTAATCATGACACATATTGTGATTAACGATAGCACCGGTCTCGATGTGGGGTTTGATTTACCTATAAAATAGAAAACCTGGTATCATTGCCAAATAATAAAGCTCTACGAATAACATGAAACAGGTTAGGAATTTTATGATTAAAGATTCTATCATTTCTAGCATTCCAAAGCAGCCAAGCGACATATGCCAGGAATGGTTTCTATCACTAATAGACCAACCTTTCTCTTATAAATACCACTCAATTCCTTTGCTAGCAGAGCTTTTGCGTGCTTACCATAGATAATCTGCTTCTTGATTAATTTTCTCAAAGACATGATTCTAATAGAAATTAGACAAAGTAGAAAGCAGATTCTCCATTTTTCTTAAAGCTAGATGCTGAGAACTCCCATTGCCATTAATCCATGTCACCACAATCTTTGAATCTTCTTCTAAGATGATTCTATCATTCTAAAACATAAATATAGCAGCTTGGAGACCATATTAGGCGGTCATTAATTCAACCATAGCAACTAAGTTTGTGATGATTGGAAAGGATGCATCATATAGAACCCACCACGTATAGTTGTGAATAGCAAATCCGATACCAACAACAATGGGCCACCAGAACTGTCAAAATTTACTTTGACATAATCTAGTTCTTGGGCTTTCGAGTTTGAGTGGAGCAGATTGCATCAAAATTCGTGGCTAGAACTCAATAGTTTAGACTCCCCATTCTCTTTAGAAGAAATCAAGGAAGCGGTGTTGGGTCTCCATGAGGACAAGAGTCCAGGGCCGGATGAGTCGCCCATGAGTTTCTTCCATCAATTTTGGGAGGTCGTTTGCGGTGATCTCTTGGCTTTTTTTAAGATAATCGCATGAAAATAATGTGAACTTGGATTGACTCAACTATGCCATTATTTACTTGATCCCCAAAAAAGAGGTTGTGAAATCTCAGGAGACTTCTGGTCCATCGGTTTGATCCATAGCTGCATCAAATTGTTCACTAAGGTGTTGGCGAACAAGTTACAGTCCCTCACATGTAAGCTGGTTTATTCGGTCTAAACTGCATATATCAATGgcagatctatacttgataatgtTCTTTGTGCAAACTGGATTATCTTTCGCTCTAGGAGGTTTAATGCGCTGGGGGTTTTTTGTAAGCTAGATTTCTATAAAGCCTTCAATATTAGAATTGATCCCCATTTTCTCCTTGAATTACTTGTGCCTAGAGGCTTCCCTTAGAGATGGATTGCTTGAATCGAAAACTTGCTTTCCTCTTGCAAGGTGGCTGTAAATGTCAATGGAGAGTTAGAAAATTGGATGTTGTACAAGCGAGgccttcctcttcatttttgtggTGGATCTTTTTGTGCAGGATGTTGGGCTGTGCTACCTCAACAAAGATTCTTGAAGGATTGGGGAACTTTGGATATATGGTTGTCATGTCCCCGACTGAGATCTGAAGCTGAGGATCATAGCAACTGCCGCATATTCATGGATAACTCTCTCCACAAATATGCAAGACATTCCAAAAACGATATCAATGTATCAAAGTGgaattcataataaattaagtctaaaatttaactAACCAAAATCAactttaattttctaaaaaattaataatcaattttaatcatcacataataaatttttatttgttcTATTAGACAATGCTCTATATGGGCTTATGATGGTGGAATCTAGACTTTTATATGTACATTGATTTTTGTTCTCCAATCATCTATTTTACAGTAGGTTAATATttcaatattcatattttttatatcacaaaGTTCTTATTGTGTGCGATCTAATCCATGACTCACATAATCTAACCCCCTCTATGATTTATGACGTGATCCCAAGGTTGATAAAATTATGCATGCAAACTTTCATATATTTAGGTTGTAGTACTACGCCCAGTTTGACCAATATTTGCTCACCATAAAGAAGTTTACTTAGAGGTTCCTTTCTCAAAACTTATTAGCTCTAGTGCCTTTTTATCTTAAACAGAGCTAATAATTGACCCAAATGGCTCACATTTAATTTTCCTAGAACAAAGAACTCCGTATTGCTTGTTTTCCCTCAAAGATATCTATTATGACCTCCCAATCTATACACGCATTGTCAACTAGATTCAGTTCTTTATTTCTACCTCTGGGAGATGTAAGTCTTGGTATCTTAATTATTGGGATGCCTTCCAAATGTTCCCTCTAGAATAATCTAAATAAGAAAATTCATTCTGGTTTCTTGTATGATTGAGCATAGCAGAATAAAGCATAACTATCAGAACAAGTGACATGTCCTGGAACAATGCTATAACAACCCAGTATTGATTGCCAACCATGCTTCGTCATATTAATAACTGCATTAGTTCTCTAAGGTGAACAGACTCCGACTCATGGCCTATATAGATTTGAGAACATTGCAACACAGCCCATTTGGGGTGACACAGATTTATCATGAAATTTGTTTGTGGTATTTATAATTGAATTTGAATAGATTTTGATCTTTAACGTGACGAAAACATCAGAGCTTAAACTAGCTAGAGAGTTTATGAGGTTCCATCCAAGCGTGTGTTTAGTCTCAATTAACTATGCGCAGGATATATCTTGGATATTTACAAAGAacctaaataattttattaagctAGTTTTTCTAAATGAAATCCTGGATTGTTACGAATATGAAAAGACAAACATAAATTTGTAGCTATGATCTATGTGGGAACCGGaagcaaaaaaataattaagcatGAACATGATgctttttgataatatttttaggCAAAACAGGTGCCAAATCTATGATATAAGAGAAGAATGAAGCTTATCTATTTTGATAGACTgacagagaaattctttgtgcatggcAGCCAGTGTAGAACCATGCGCCACCTGCGGTAATTGGTTCCTATGTGGGGCcgaggaaaattttttttttttcatgcattGTACTTCATCTCCGTGCATGAATCAATCATTGCGGGTGGTGCACGTGTTCCTGCACCATCCGCGGTGCTTAAAGAATTTCTCTAGACTGATAACATTATTAATGAGACTTAAAGACTGTTTACTTGTCAGGCCCACAAGCGTATTCTTGCAGAGAATCTTAGAAATAATTAGACATGGACTTGGTTCTCTCGAGTGTGGTGGAAGGGAAAGGAACACATGGATAGAAAGTTCAGTAGCGGAACAAAACAAAAGTTTCCAATTGGAAAATTCCACGATAATAAGCTGGCGTGATGGAAAGTTTGAATCCCCAATACACTGTCATGGGCCACGTAATGCTCAACCTTGGGACCTCTTTGACGGTATCAAAGAAATTTTTCTATCCACTCTGATAGTTTTGCTTATGACGGTCCTACAACTCCAGGTTTTATCCGGGAGTATTTTAGCTCCCAACGgttaaattatatattatattgaaACTAAGTTGATTTATGGTCATGATCAACCGTGTAAAGGAAATAGCAGCAAGAGTTCCTGAACAAAAAGACGTCTCCTTGGGATAATTTTACTTGAAGAAAATCACCTGATTCCAATCTTTGGTTTCACTAACATGAGCTGTTGAACATCTAACTATGGCTCTTCCCACGCAAAAATGTTGcagtagattaaatttttattattggaGTTCTAGGGCGAAATTACTTTGCAATGACCCTCGATCAAATCCAGGCATCCTAACCACTGTTGTAAAAGTTAGCGTATCAATCATTGAACCTCGTAAGAGCATCGGTACTAAACTATCACCACAATAATAATAAAGATAATCTATGCCTGTAATGGAGGCCTCAAACCTTGAATTACACCATCAATCCCACAATTGTGTACTTATTATTGATCACACCGATACATAAACACAAGCATGCTTTTGACAATTACACTTGCATCACTTCTTGACAAAAGTAACAGCAACACTAACAAGCATCAACTCCTTGCTCAGAGTATATTTCAGGGATAGTTGTTAAATTGGTGTTAACACGCCTATCAGAGAAAGCTACATGATCAGCACTTGGTGGACCTGCAGAAGTGAAAGGATTAGGAGGCATTACCAAGTTCTCCATGCTTCCCCCTAACATCTGCACAACACTTTCCATTGAAGGGCGATCCACTGGGTACCATTGTATGCACCAAAGTGCTACAATAGCCAGCTTTCTTGCAATAATCGCATCTCTCTCTTCAATAATGTGGAGCCCAAGCTCCTTCTGAGACAAACGATTGTAGATCCATTCTGGGAAGTACACTTGACTGGTGTTTTCCACAGTAGCATCCATGTTCTTCCTCCCACCGACAGTTTCCAGCAATAGCATTCCAAAACTATAGACATCTGATTTGTATGAAACATTTCCAAAGTTCCTAGAGCATACTTCTGGTGCAATGTAACCTGCAGTCCCTCTGGCAGCTGTCATTGACACTATGCTTTGTTCTTTTGAACACAACTTTGCAAGCCCAAAATCTGAAATCTTTGGACAAAAATTATGGTCTAATAAAATATTATGGGGCTTAATATCAAAATGGAGGATACGTTGGTCACATCCCTGATGAAGATATTCAATTCCTCTAGCTATGCCAATGGCAATATTATGAAGCTTGTCCCAGCCCAGCAATGTACTTCTACCATCAACTGAGAAAATGAACTTTGCCAGTGATTCATTCGACATGAATTCATAGATAAGAGCTCGTTTGAATCCGTCGGCACAGAATCCTAGAAGACGCACGACATTGACATGGTGAATCCTACCAATAGTGCCTACTTCATTTACAAAATCTTCACCGTTACTGCCCATAGATCTTACGAGTATCTTTACAGCGATGGGTACTCCATTAGGAAGAAATCCTTTGAACACACTGCCATAACCACCCTCACCTAATTTAGTTTTGAATTGATTGGTCATCTTCTTGATATCAGCATACGAATATCTCAAAGGTTTAAGAGCTTTATAATCTTCCAAGAACTTTTCAACCTGTAGTTGATtctccttttccttctttctttttagcAACCAAGAGTGGCCTACCTTAATTGTGGCTGCCGTTGTCACTAAAAGAACAAAGATGCCCAGGCTTGCACCTGCACGTATGTAAaaaggcatcagaattcattgtgAGCACTAGTGCAGCATCCATAATTTCAGTCATAAAGGGTAAAGATATCAGGTCCCTGTAGATATATTAGGTGGCCTCACCTATAATCCAACGCTTCTTGCATCCACCTGCATAGAGATGATAGTAGAAGATCAGCAACATTGCTATCAAGTTCAAAGCAGACTGGTCAAAGATAAATCGAGAATTTTGCAGTTTAGAAAATTTTGAAGTGCGAGAACTTTGCATAACAAGATGACTTTTTTTAGGACACTATCCCTGGAACGATGGAAATGAAGAAACAAAATTGGGGATACCAACTAGAATAACTAATAGGTGAAGTACAGACCTCCATGGTGATCTGGTAGAAGATTGCACTGAGGCTGGTATGAACACATAATGTCATGACTACTGGAATTATCGGGTCGACAAGTCCCTCCACCAGTTTCACAGTCAGCACAATCAGGACTCTCCCacttcagagttggaacatattcaTCATATTTGGAtgtataattatttagataagaaATATATGGCCATATCACTTGAATGGTCTTCATTGACATGCATGATTTTGGTATCTCAATCAAGGTAAAAGATGATGGCACGGCGAAGATGTAATCATCAGATTCACGTAGGCAGTAAATTTCATAATAATATACGGTGAAATGGTATCTGCTGTCGGTTGTTCTAATTGAATTTGCTGTTGAACAGTTGAGGAATGTATAATTCCTAGGCTTGTATTCCATGCCataattgaagaagctgaaaggcGAGTTGGAAACATTAAGGTTCAAGACGATGGATGCAGGGCAGAATTTTGAGACAAGACCGAGCATCTGGCCGGCATAATCGATGAATGCTACAGGAAATTCTCCAGATGATGGAAGCTTGATCACGGTGTTATTACCCCGGCAAGCCAGCTCGAATCCTGGATAGCCATAGTGCTCTGGGTCTTTGCTTCTCCGAAATGGGAATCTGATTTCGGGGCCGTCCAGACTGCATCTGGAAGATGGACAATCATCTTTGCTAGCTCCAATAtccaaaaagatgaagaagagaatAGTACAGAGCGCACCTAACCTAACCATCCTTCACACATGCAAAGATTAATTGCAACAGTAGCAAGTTGTGATCTCCTTACAATCATAAAAATGACTCTGAATCAGGCCTTCCATGGTCCTTGGTCTTTCTGCGTCCTAAGGCGCCACAATTTAAAATAACCTGTACCCATGTGGTGAACACAGTATCATGTGCATCCTAGGGCATTTCCATGTATGGACAAAGTGTTCTATTCATTCAATTCATTGCTGCTGAATGGTCAAGATAAGAACGAAGACCAGTTAGGTTACGAGGTCAAGGTCGTTCCAATTAATCATGAAAAAGATTGCTTTTTACGCGCAAGGAGATGGAACAAAATAGTGACCATGCAATTTTTAATTCCACAAGAAATTTCTAGCTGAGGTTCCATCGTTGCTTTCTGCCAGACAAAATCTATCCGGCGAGTCAGCTAATAATACATCCTATTGCGGCCAATCGtctcgtcgtctgatcgccgggaagcgtgcacgtgcacctgcaaaaacgaaaAGTCCACTGACCGGAGtcggctccggcggagaccctccgacggtcaagtcagagaggtgactgggcaacagtgaaatatagacggagagctcgatcgagagagagagagggagagaggagcgagcctgcgtttttgggagagacggagcgggtcgatccccttgcactgttgccttcccccgtttatatagtggagcatggtatggcaccgtcattaatggcgcgaacaagtgaggaactgtcaactcactgtagactgtcagagttgccgcgaaaatgtcacgtcgccgtgcggctgtcaaatcaccagggttgacaatgccctcgacgggacaatgcccctaggtagccgtgccgcatgttgctgtcagaactggcaaggtctggcggctgtacggcaatcggaggagtcggccgaccctaggtcggtggccagctgagtggcatcgggcacctccgttggtcggcgagcctttcgtgagtcggccatcggacctctgggttcaaTCGGTCGGGGCAAGGTGCGCCCGACGTATcttcagtcggtcgtgagccgataattagccggtgatggcatccgtcagtcgatcgccccgaccgacgatcggtcggtctgccggccagtcggagtcgtccgtcggagtcggttgggccgccagtcggtcgggccgccagtcggtcgggccgtcagtcggtcgggctagtcggtcggtgggtattccccaacagttgcccccctccactcctaagtcgggtggtgagctggccgatgctttcattcgggcagcaatcccggacgactgggagtggatttgtcgcatgcgtagatccgaccgtaccgccggctgatccgatgtCACACGCCTTATAAATGCCAagcgatccggacgtctagtcggtgtcagaagccacgtcggcgtcaggtgtcagacgtcgcgtcttgtcgtcgtcagatgttgcgtcggtgtcagaagatcgggcgccggtcgatacggcgtcagacggtcggatattcggcgccgatcgcggaagtgtgggccgctgtcaggcatcccatcgggaatgcgaatcggcgcgggcgcatAAATGCGAAGCCGCGCCCCGCACGCCGCGTGtcgaggtggttggccggcgccccctccggcatttaatgtgggcggtgcggccgtcccgggatgggGCACGCCGAATACTCCGCCAACCGGCGAGCGCCACGCGTCGTGCATCTGCTGGTCTTCGGTCGGTgcggaagcatctcggccgtcggtcggccctatatatataggacctcccggacccatgacccacatttgccatttcgctggagaaactctgtccgggcgatttctcagtcgtcgcgggcagagcttccTTGTTTCCGGAGAGATtcatctggttcgtggtcccatcttcttcttcttcctcttcttcttcctcttcttctctttcttcttcattcgGTTCCGGTACAATGAccaggaatccgactcagggagctcggtcggggaacccgaccgaagactcccgatcggctccggaagatgaggcctcctcgctttcggggccgaatgtcgatcggcttcgggagcattatcgcatcccggagcagtttcggctctccgctccaggggccggcggtcgggttaacagccctccgcccggcaatctggcgctgtatgtcgaagaccttcgcgcgggtcttcggctttcaatttcggagtttgtccggaatttattagattattacggactctgtccggcgcaactggcgccgaactctgtccgtctCATCATctccttcgcgctgttgtgtcagctcttgccgaccaaccctcgcgtttcactcttccgggcattctttgtgctccgaccccaccctaaagcccgagggtggtggctcttcaacccccggaagggtcttgccttcatcaccggtcttccatcatccattcatgggtggaagaaccaattcttttttgtttcttcctcatctccttggggctttccttgctgctggggtgtgccccgaaccgaggccaacgacaacagtcgggtggaggcggacgatcgggaggacttccaccgactgaaagacatgtcggtcccgaagcagagggagcttgttaccgaacaagctctctatgatgccggcttgagtctggtcccccgaataggtatcgcccgatcccccggccTTACTTTTTGTTCGGCTCTTGGTCCGGTCTTTAACatttttgtcggtattgcagggacaccaccaaGGATGCGGCCGACAGAGCTGAGATTCGGCGGTTCGcaacgaggaagaggccagcatcgggggccggtcCTTCGCACCCCCCGAAGAGAcctgctccagcggcgccgaccgtcgaggcatcGACGACGGACCAGTCGGATCCCGTGATAGCCCTCGTGGCTCCGACGGTTCACGCGGAGGAGAGACCGGCTGAGGAGGTGGCCGAGGGAACATCGACGActtcgccggtgcgggtggagccggatgacgttcgaaaaaccgaacatcgtccggcggcgtccgttggcgcaacggggggcgccggatcGAACTCcagcatcccctcgctgccggtcccgtcgatcggggcagctgatcgggggaaagccccgatggagcccgcggacgagacaaggtcggggagccgatcTGCGCCTCCCAGCGCGCATtaccccgaaggagcgtcggcgttggccgaccacgacCTTGCAaggaggttgtgtcaggggaTCCTGCTCCTagccgacgtagagtcgctgcgatctcggcaggtgatcgagatgctgtcgcggttctacccgaccatggttgaggtaagcttcgcatcactttcccttagaaatttttccttgttatgcgattctgacgaagccttttcaatcggcagctgatcttcacgatgtccgaactggaggccgggtaccgaaggttcggcaacgtccGGGCCGCCtacaaggagaggtcggcggcggtcgaagcagagagggcgatgttggccgaccaacttcagcaatcggccgaccgggaggccaagttagtagacgaggtctcccggcttgggtccgaacttaagtcggccaagaaggaggccagacataaaggtcgggccgtgcgtcgtcttcggcgcGAACGAGACGGtgccaccgccgaactccaaggggaatgcaagcaacttcgggtcagcctggggaagctcaccgaagccgaagaggagctatccatcgcccagatcgacatcgaaatggcgagggtcgaagcggagtcggcgagggagtcgctcGCCCGTGGAGAGgatgaggcaaggtcggcgaaagagtcggtcgatcgggcggtggaagacttccgggcttccgaccaataccgggaggagatgctcgagtcgggcttcgcctcataccgggtcgggttcgaggacggtcgggacgccgtccatgccttgtacccggagttggATGTCAGCCGCGTTGTCCCGccgctagccgaggaggaaggaaCCGAGGATATGGCCAACCAGCCTTCGGGAGGCATCGTCGTAGCGGAGGAGGCCATCCCGGAGCAGGTGGCGCCGACCGATATCCCATCGCCTACCGAAGCACCTTCTTCAGCCGTCGAGCTAGCGCCGCTTATGGCCGAcacgccgatcatccccgatcctccgtcggtcgaagagatcgactaggacaGATGATCGGGCCCTGCCGATTATCTCTGTTTTTGTTTTTCTGAagcacttgtaatcgggcttcggcctttTCTTGTAAACTTTATTTTATCTATGGATAAAATTTCTTTAAGTCTTGAATGAAATCTTCTTTTACCTTCTCCCTTTGTTTGTAATGTCGaacatgtctgcaatgtcgaacATGAGTCACTAACTTAGGTAAGTCACTAACtcacgtaagtcggtaggacttcagcAACTTGTGCAGCCCCGAAAGTAGAGTACGTttcgactttaggtcggcttccgatagtcgaagtcgtcagtcaggtgcatctgttgagtcgggagccgaccgaacctggtgaaggttcggtagtcgggctttCATAGATGCATTCAGTCGAATGTcttccggcgcagtgtcgggggaacgatagtaagtctggtccccatgctcttgcatcgggttctgtgtcttccgacatacggtagcaagccgaatatcgttcagccggccgttggtcggtcggcaagtcgtggatgcgactaaggtcgcgttgtgcgatagacggtggcaagccgaatatccctcgaccggccgtagcctggtcggaagtcgcgacgacagtcgcgtgggcttttagcctctctttggtcggggcccgatcgaccTGTCGGCCGATGGTTCGGCccaaaaattcgaccgtagagggagtatgaactcccgtcgcaacagatGCATCGGCCTTTGTCAAGGGCGGATGTGTTGCCATAAGTCGAAGGAGTGCAACTCCCGTTGATATGGatacatcggtcctggtaagggtccgATTTATCATTGATTGTCGAAGGAGCGCCAACTCCCGTTCATAAGggtccgtcggcccttgtgaggGTCCGACGCGTCGTCGAAGGAGTGCcaactcccgtcattgtagatgcatcggtccttgtaagggtccgatgtctcACCGACGATGAGGTCGTCGGTTTTAGGTGGATGCTAGGTCCGCGTCAATACgtcggggcttgaccttgatGAGCACCGATCACTAGTCGAAGAGTTTAAACTTCGAACTTTCAAAccgaacttgtattccgactactgaattacaaaattcactggcaatacagcttcaagttgtcggcgttccaaatacggggaatgggcttcccctcaagggtctccagccgataggctctcggcccgtaggtgtctgcaaccctgtagggtccttcccagttgggagccagcttc
Above is a genomic segment from Elaeis guineensis isolate ETL-2024a chromosome 1, EG11, whole genome shotgun sequence containing:
- the LOC105060344 gene encoding rust resistance kinase Lr10; translation: MVRLGALCTILFFIFLDIGASKDDCPSSRCSLDGPEIRFPFRRSKDPEHYGYPGFELACRGNNTVIKLPSSGEFPVAFIDYAGQMLGLVSKFCPASIVLNLNVSNSPFSFFNYGMEYKPRNYTFLNCSTANSIRTTDSRYHFTVYYYEIYCLRESDDYIFAVPSSFTLIEIPKSCMSMKTIQVIWPYISYLNNYTSKYDEYVPTLKWESPDCADCETGGGTCRPDNSSSHDIMCSYQPQCNLLPDHHGGGCKKRWIIGASLGIFVLLVTTAATIKVGHSWLLKRKKEKENQLQVEKFLEDYKALKPLRYSYADIKKMTNQFKTKLGEGGYGSVFKGFLPNGVPIAVKILVRSMGSNGEDFVNEVGTIGRIHHVNVVRLLGFCADGFKRALIYEFMSNESLAKFIFSVDGRSTLLGWDKLHNIAIGIARGIEYLHQGCDQRILHFDIKPHNILLDHNFCPKISDFGLAKLCSKEQSIVSMTAARGTAGYIAPEVCSRNFGNVSYKSDVYSFGMLLLETVGGRKNMDATVENTSQVYFPEWIYNRLSQKELGLHIIEERDAIIARKLAIVALWCIQWYPVDRPSMESVVQMLGGSMENLVMPPNPFTSAGPPSADHVAFSDRRVNTNLTTIPEIYSEQGVDAC